In Panthera uncia isolate 11264 chromosome B4, Puncia_PCG_1.0, whole genome shotgun sequence, one genomic interval encodes:
- the LOC125920202 gene encoding olfactory receptor 8S1-like yields the protein MASGNHSRITEFILLGLSADPHVQALLFVLFLMIYLLTLLGNLLIILVIHTDSNLHTPMYFFLSHLSFQDLFYSSVTVPKLLENLLSQRKAISVEGCLAQVFFVFATTGIEACLLSVMAYDRYAAICHPLLYGQMMSKQLCERLVWGSWVVAFLDALMNILLALNMDFCDVQTIHHYSCELPSLFPLSCSDVSTNSAMLLCSALLHAIGTCLLVFFSYVRIVSTILSIGSTSGRSKAFSTCSSHLTAVSLFYGSAIFRYLMPTSGSPLELILSIQYSVITPLVNPLIYTWKNKEVKAALRRMTIKYLQCLSTEEI from the coding sequence ATGGCCTCAGGGAATCACAGCCGCATCACAGAGTTCATTCTCCTCGGGCTGTCTGCTGACCCCCATGTCCAGGCTCTGCTCTTTGTTCTGTTCCTGATGATTTACCTTCTGACTCTGCTGGGGAACCTGCTGATCATACTCGTGATCCATACAGACTCTAACCTCCATacacccatgtacttcttcctcagcCACCTCTCCTTCCAAGACCTCTTCTATTCTTCCGTCACTGTGCCCAAGCTGCTGGAGAACCTCCTGTCTCAGAGAAAAGCCATCTCAGTAGAGGGCTGCCTGGCTCAGGTATTCTTTGTGTTTGCCACTACAGGGATTGAGGCTTGCCTGCTCTCagtgatggcctatgaccgctatgcCGCCATCTGCCACCCTCTGCTCTATGGCCAGATGATGAGTAAACAGCTATGTGAGAGGCTGGTGTGGGGTTCTTGGGTTGTGGCCTTTCTGGATGCACTCATGAACATCCTCCTAGCTTTGAATATGGACTTCTGTGATGTTCAAACCATCCACCACTACTCCTGTGAGctgccttccctcttccctctctcctgctctgatGTCTCCACCAACTCTGCGATGCTACTCTGCTCTGCGCTCCTGCATGCCATTGGGACCTGCCTCCTGGTCTTTTTCTCTTACGTTCGCATCGTCTCCACCATCCTGAGCATCGGCTCCACCTCAGGCAGAAGCAaggccttctccacctgctcctcccacctcacTGCAGTGAGCCTGTTCTATGGCTCAGCCATTTTTCGCTATCTCATGCCAACCTCGGGTTCACCTCTGGAGCTGATCCTCTCCATACAGTACAGCGTAATCACGCCCCTGGTGAATCCGCTCATCTACACCTGGAAGAACAAGGAGGTGAAAGCAGCTCTGAGGAGAATGAcgataaaatatttacaatgtctCAGCACAGAAGAGATAtaa
- the LOC125920201 gene encoding olfactory receptor 8S1-like codes for MALRNHSTITEFILLGLSADPEVQVPLFVLFLGIYLLTVMGNLTMLLVIRADSQLHTPMYYFLSHLSFLDLCFSSVTVPKLLENLLPERKIISKEGCLIQAFFVFAIGGTEIFLLSAMAYDRYAAICHPLLYGQMMSSQLCVRLVWASWSLGFLDAVINIPMAMNLNFCEAHTISHYSCELPSLFPLSCSDVFSNVTVLIASTLLHGFGTFFLIFFSYARVATTILSISSPTGRSKAFSTCSSHLTTVSFFYGSAFLRYLMPTSGSPLELIFSIQYGTVTPLVNPLIYSLKNKEVKAALRRMLEKCLQWHKYQATKR; via the coding sequence ATGGCCTTGAGAAACCACAGCACCATCACTGAGTTCATCCTCCTTGGGCTGTCGGCTGACCCCGAAGTCCAGGTGCCGCTCTTTGTGCTCTTCCTGGGGATTTACCTCCTGACCGTGATGGGGAACCTGACGATGCTGCTGGTGATCAGAGCTGATTCCCAGCTCCACACACCCATGTATTATTTCCTGAGTCATCTCTCCTTCCTGgatctttgcttttcttcagtCACTGTGCCCAAGCTTCTGGAGAACCTCCTGCCTGAAAGGAAAATCATCTCAAAAGAGGGCTGCCTGATTCAAGCTTTCTTTGTGTTTGCCATTGGAGGAACAGAAATTTTCCTGCTGTCTgccatggcctatgaccgctatgcTGCCATCTGCCACCCTCTGCTCTATGGCCAGATGATGAGCAGCCAGCTGTGTGTAAGGTTGGTATGGGCTTCATGGAGCCTGGGTTTCCTGGATGCAGTTATCAACATCCCCATGGCTATGAACTTGAACTTCTGTGAAGCCCATACGATCTCCCACTACAGCTGTGAGctaccctctctctttcctttgtcctGCTCGGATGTCTTCAGCAATGTCACTGTCCTGATTGCTTCCACACTCTTGCATGGCTTTGGTACATTCTTCCTGATCTTCTTCTCTTATGCCCGTGTTGCAACCACCATCCTGAGCATCAGCTCCCCCACAGGCAGAAGCAAGGCTttctccacctgctcctcccacctcacCACAGTGAGCTTCTTCTATGGATCAGCTTTCCTTCGTTATCTCATGCCAACTTCAGGCTCGCCGCTGGAGCTCATCTTCTCCATACAGTATGGCACAGTCACTCCCCTAGTGAATCCCCTCATCTATAgcctgaaaaacaaagaagtaaaggCGGCTCTGAGACGAATGTTGGAGAAATGTTTGCAATGGCATAAGTATCAGGCTACAAAGAGATGA